In Theileria equi strain WA chromosome 4 map unlocalized gcontig_1105316255033, whole genome shotgun sequence, the following are encoded in one genomic region:
- a CDS encoding conserved hypothetical protein (encoded by transcript BEWA_012820A), which produces MKSSSHKQVKKQCKDYSNIIRIRIQLQRLNSLIQRWPHPSLQKELLKDHKTEGRNQLEEIQRNLQVIFLSLLKKAALAGQNKVKETDFDSIDILPRRRSHLLQRLDALNDSTKIKVDKTFQVLNQNISNQVHYFLENSSKFVNKSHLVNIPENTVGYEFLKTRIGLEKAKPLFLSQVYNDQVFYVKLLNQILQEEPDVDLKNEESLLKNNQQDKSRLSLSKTSKGRRIRYTVIEKLKNFVERTRKKTYNSEEFTDFLISSLTKEVELGNSKYNLDSFLELFRDEKFETLTLKAPIKHAYRIISLSEQIKRSVPGVQTHIEMVNFFDNEGDRRLNSKLLIRIHRK; this is translated from the exons ATGAAAAGCAGCTCACATAAGCAGGTGAAGAAGCAATGCAAGGATTATAGTAACATTATAAGGATAAGGATCCAACTACAGAGACTGAATTCGCTCATACAGAGGTGGCCGCACCCCTCCCTGCAAAAGGAGCTCCTCAAGGACCACAAGacggaaggaagaaacCAACTTGAGGAAATACAAAGGAATCTCCAAGTGATTTTTCTCTCGCTCCTCAAAAAGGCCGCACTAGCAG GCCAGAACAAGGTCAAGGAAACAGACTTTGATTCCATCGACATTTTGCCCAGGCGGAGGTCGCACTTGTTGCAGCGATTGGACGCTTTAAACGACAGTACAAAGATCAAAGTAGACAAGACTTTTCAAGTTTTAAAccaaaatatatcaaacCAAGTGCACTACTTTTTGGAGAATTCGTCAAAATTTGTCAACAAATCGCATCTTGTTAATATCCCAGAGAAT ACTGTCGGCTACGAGTTTTTGAAGACGCGTATTGGTCTGGAAAAGGCAAAGCCGCTATTCCTCTCCCAAGTGTACAATGATCAAGTCTTTTATGTAAAGCTTCTGAATCAAATTCTACAAGAGGAACCGGATGTTGACCTCAAAAATGAGGAGTCTCTACTAAAGAATAATCAACAAG ATAAATCGAGGTTGTCGCTTTCAAAGACTTCAAAGGGGAGAAGGATACGTTACACTGTGATCGAAAAGCTTAAAAACTTTGTG GAACGGACGAGGAAAAAGACCTACAACTCTGAGGAATTTACAGACTTCCTTATATCATCCTT GACGAAAGAAGTGGAGCTTGGGAACAGCAAGTACAATCTGGACTCGTTCCTAGAACTCTTTAGAGAT gaaaagtttgaaacTTTGACACTAAAGGCACCAATCAAGCATGCGTACAGAATAATATCACTATCGGAACAAATAAAGAGGAGTGTACCAGGGGTACAAACCCACATTGAAATGGTAAACTTTTTCGACAATGAAGGGGATAGAAGACTAAACTCCAAGTTGTTGATCAGGATACATCGCAAATGA
- a CDS encoding signal peptide containing protein (encoded by transcript BEWA_012810A): MRVLLFLFASNALFLFVGQVFATVERPPGNEPPGKKRADWPRSKEEELSRLKTQLLELQEKLKESTLKATNNITERKKLMEISGKASNWLKSVSVQTQKSYDKEVDALGVLEGEVSASIKNNLSKLKSIYHDSNAMVLKIDRILTVRDQEADKDTLLDTIKEAKELLERDEAPLEEFGEKYDALLATFKQLIPSAKDLGFAPPEYSVDDVPSESQSQKWPTIEDIRNAFFFSETPPDYTKTQMVAIIATIAKHFDSIISQAESEYSSGELMLETAKSLEQEATTLIEQILELEEKKTEEDKREIQRAQKSYNELLINLKSIEEDLNYAKSRIDNETLILGTFKKVLDRSIKKLESLPDNAFVGKCLKILGRTTVVAMISAADAAKGVVSELRLNGALIHTRYLIIKSYYNSIRTGLAETDCYQEFLESGIRCYGMGAVLALVTSMALIYS; the protein is encoded by the coding sequence ATGAGGGTCCTCTTGTTCCTCTTTGCGAGCAACGCCCTTTTTCTCTTTGTAGGCCAAGTATTCGCAACGGTAGAAAGGCCACCGGGAAATGAACCGCCGGGTAAGAAGAGAGCGGATTGGCCACGCTctaaggaggaagaattgTCACGATTAAAGACTCAACTTCTCGAGCTCCAGGAAAAGCTGAAGGAATCCACACTAAAGGCAACAAATAACATCACGGAAAGGAAGAAACTCATGGAAATATCAGGAAAGGCCTCCAACTGGTTGAAAAGCGTCAGTGTTCAGACCCAAAAGTCCTACGATAAGGAAGTGGATGCCCTTGGCGTTCTGGAAGGAGAAGTTTCCGCGTCAATCAAGAACAACTTGTCAAAGTTAAAGTCAATTTACCACGATTCAAATGCAATGGTACTGAAAATCGACAGAATTTTAACCGTAAGGGATCAAGAAGCAGACAAAGACACTCTTTTAGATACGATAAAGGAGGCCAAGGAACTACTCGAGCGTGATGAAGCTCCTCTAGAGGAGTTCGGGGAGAAATATGATGCTCTATTGGCAACGTTTAAACAACTTATTCCTTCGGCGAAAGATCTTGGATTCGCACCTCCAGAGTATTCCGTGGACGATGTGCCCAGCGAATCCCAAAGTCAAAAATGGCCAACAATTGAAGATATTCGCAACgcattcttcttctcagAAACTCCCCCTGACTACACCAAGACCCAGATGGTAGCCATTATTGCTACAATAGCAAAGCATTTTGACAGTATCATTAGCCAGGCTGAATCGGAATATTCATCTGGAGAATTAATGCTCGAGACTGCCAAATCATTGGAACAAGAAGCGACGACATTAATAGAACAAATATTAGAATTGGAAGAAAAAAAGACGGAAGAAGATAAACGAGAAATACAAAGGGCTCAAAAGTCCTACAATGAGTTGCTCATTAATCTCAAATCTATTGAAGAAGACCTCAACTATGCGAAATCCAGGATAGATAATGAAACTTTGATCCTGGGCACTTTTAAAAAGGTTCTGGATAGGTCCATAAAGAAACTCGAGTCTCTTCCTGATAATGCATTTGTGGGAAAGtgtttaaaaattctcGGAAGGACTACAGTTGTGGCAATGATTTCAGCTGCAGATGCTGCCAAGGGAGTTGTTTCCGAACTCAGACTTAATGGAGCTTTAATACACACAAGATATCTCATTATCAAAAGCTACTATAATTCCATTAGAACCGGGTTGGCTGAGACGGATTGTTATCAGgaatttttggaatctgGGATCAGATGCTATGGCATGGGAGCCGTCCTTGCACTGGTTACCAGCATGGCTTTAATCTATTCGTGA